The Aminipila terrae nucleotide sequence AATATTAGTATATTATTTTTGAATGATTAGAATGATGAAAAATATGGCTGTAGTAATTTTGCTACAGTTTTTTTGTATAAAAGATTATCGGCCTTATACCCAGTCTGTTATTTTTAGCTAATATAAGGTAAAATAAAGTAAAAGTTCAGTAAACACCAATAAGGCATTGACGAAAAGTTGTTAAAATTGTTATACTGATTGCTAATATATAAATGAAAAAACCAAAGGAAAAGGGGAAATGAAAAGTTGGATAAACAGGTTTATGTTATAGGACATAAAAACCCAGATACAGATTCCATCTGTTCCGCCATTGCATATGCAAATCTGAAGAATCAGATATCAGATAAATGTTATGAAGCAAAACGGGCCGGGCAGGTAAATAATGAAACAAAATATGTGCTGGAAAAGTTTGAAGTGGAAACACCTGAACTGATAGATGATGTAGGCACTCAGATTCGGGATGTGGCTATAAAGAAGATAGATGGAATAGAAAGCGGCATTTCGCTGAAAAAAGCATGGAATATGATGAAAGATACTTCCAATTCCACCCTTCCGGTTACCTCGGATGGAAAACTGGAAGGTATTATTTCTGTAAACGATATTGCTACGGCCAATATGGATATTTATGAAACTGGGATTTTAGCCCTGTCTAAAACACCGTATCGAAATATTCTGGATACACTTGAAGGAACCATGGTTGTGGGAGACGAAGAAGGATATGTTGAAGATGGGAAAATCCTCATTGGAGCAGCAAACCCAGACCTAATGGAAAATTATATAGAGAAAAATGATATTCTCATCACGGGAAACCGATTTGAATCTCATCTTTGTGCCATTGAAATGAACGCGGGATGCATTGTAGTGTGCATGGGAGCACCAGTATCTAAAACAATTAAGAAACTGGCCATGCAGAATAATTGTAGAATTATAAGTACCCCGTATGAAACCTATGTGGCAGCCAGACTAATCAACCAGAGTACACCCATACGGTATTTTATGCGCAAGGAAAATATAGTAACTTTTGAAGAAGATGATTACATCAGTGACATGAAAGAAACGGTAACAAAGATTCGATACAGGGATTTTCCGGTTCTGGACACAAATGGTAATTACTGCGGTATGCTTTCAAGGCGTTCTCTGATTAACATGAATCGGAAGAAAATTATTCTTGTAGACCACAATGAAAAATCTCAGGCTGTAGATGGAATCGAAGAAGCAGAAATCATGGAAATAATCGATCACCACCGCATTGGGAATCTGGAAACTCTGGCTCCGGTGTACTTCCGGAATCAGCCTTTAGGTTGTACGGCCACCATTATCTATCAGATGTATCTGGAGCTAGGAGTGGAGCTGGACAAGAAAATAGCAGGATTATTATGTTCAGCCATTTTATCTGATACGTTGATGTTCCGTTCTCCAACCTGTACCGACCTGGATAAAGCGGCAGCAGAAAAACTGGCACAGATTGCAGAAGTGAATATTGAAGAACATGCTGAAAAGATGTTCAGAGCAGGAAGCTCCCTGCAAGATAAATCCACAGAGGAAATTTTCTATCAGGATTATAAGAAGTTTGCAAGTAATGGTATAAAATTTGGTGCAGGTCAGATTACTTCCATGGATGGGGAAGAACTGGCAGCCTTGAAACCTAAGATTCTTCCTTTCATGGAAAATGCCTGCAAGTCATCAAGTGCAGATATGCTGTTCTTTATGCTAACAGATGTTATCCATGAATCTACAGAATTACTTTTTGTAGGAGAAGATGCAAGAAATATCGTTGAGCGGGCTTTTGGCGTAAAACCAGAAGAATCTTCCATTGTAATGAAAAATATTGTTTCAAGAAAAAAACAGGTAATACCTCAATTAATCAATGCAATGCAGGGGTAAGAGCTTGACAGTTTTACACCTCAGACTAGTATAAGCATGGGTAGTTTGCCCATAAAAAATGTAAGGGCTATAGGATTGAGGGAAAGGAGAAGATTTATGGAGAAAAGAGTTCTTAGAGATATACAACCGCAAAGGGTAATGTATTTCTTTGAGGAAATATCCAAGATTCCAAGAGGAAGTGGAAATGAGAAAAAAATAAGTGATTATATATATGGCTGGGCTTGTGAAAACGGCCTGGAAGCTTATCAGGATAAAGCATTAAATGTCATAATAAAGAAACCGGCGGCACCTGGGTATGAAGACTCTGAACCTGTCATGCTGCAGGCCCATATGGATATGGTCTGCGAAAAAAATAGTGACAGTTTCCATGATTTTTCTAAGGATTCTGTTCAATTGAAAATAGAAGGCGATATGATATCCTCCGCAGTAGGAACTACCCTTGGAGCAGACAATGGAATTGGTGTTGCATATTGTATGGCAGTTCTGGAGAAGTCTGATTTAAAACACCCGGCATTGGAGATTCTGTTAACAACAGAAGAGGAATCAACCTTTAAAGGAGCACTGTCTGTTTCCCCAGAGCTTTTTCAGGCCAAGAAGCTTATTAATCTGGATCAGGCTGTAGAAAATCAGATTTTAGCAGGAAGCTGTGGAGGTGCAGGGGTAAAAGTACTTTTACCATTGGAGTACGAGCAGGTCTGCAAAGAAAAGGAATATAAAGCTTTTCAGCTTAGCGTAAGCGGGCTGCCAGGGGGACACTCTGGAGAAGATATTGACAAGGGTCATGGCAGTGCTATCAGTTTATTAATACGTTTACTTTATGAAATAAAGAGCAGGCATAATGTGCAGCTATCCCATGTATCCGCCGGAACTTCAAGACTTGCCATATCCAGAGAGGCAGAGGCAGAAATTCTCATATACCCAGAGCAGCAACAGGAGATACAAGATACTGTAGAAAAGATGATGGGAATTTTAAAAATGAGTATAAGGGTATCTCTGGTAATTTACAGGTTGGACTCAAGGAAACTGACGGATTAAAGTCTAAAATCATCACAGAACAGAGTTTTAATAAAATGATACAGTTTTTATACTTATTTCCGGATGGTATAAAACATATGAATGGTGTAATACCAGGAGTCGTAGAAAGCTCTATTAACCTGGGAATCATAAAATTGGAGCAGGGTGGTTTAGAACTTGAAGCCGAGTTGAGAGGGGCATTTGAGTCCACTTGCCAGCATATCAAAAATCAGCTGACAAATTTATGTGAGGTATTCGGAGCGGAAATGAAGTTTTTTGCGCAATATCCGGCATGGTCTTATAATCAGGAATCAGGTTTAAGGCAGAAAGCCATGGACGTATTTAGGCAGGAGTTTGATAGAGATTTAAAAACCGTTGTTATCCATGCAGGTATTGAATGCGGCTGTTTACTACAGCGGATGCCTTGGTTAGATGCAGTGGCCATCGGCCCAAATTGCTGGGGATTCCATTCTCCAGGAGAGAGAATGAGCGCCGCTTCGGTAAAAAGGATATGGGAGTTCTTAAAGAGACTTCTGGAAGAACTTAAGTAAGTAGCAGAACCTTCCGATATTACTAGTATATAGTTGGAGGACAGGACGAATGTATATTAATTATGGAGATAATTTATTTATGCCCGAGGGCGATGATTACAGCAAGCAGGAATTTGATAAGGATGCAGAAGAAATTGCGTTGAAAGGTAATGTTGTTCTGCAGGAACTGAGAATGCAACAGGCCGCAGATCAGGCATTAAGGGCAGAAACTGTACAAGAAAAAGTGAGTAAACCAGCTGAAAATCATAAAAAAGAGCAGAAAAAATTAAGTTATAAAGAAATTTTTGACCAGATGAAAGAGTCAAAAAAATCAAAATGATAAAGGGCATTATTTAAAGGACCTTCCTGAAAAGGCAGGCCTTTTATTTTGTTTTTGGTATTGCAAGGCTCCGATATAGGTACTAATCTAATTTATCTTGGAATTTTTGTGAAAAAACACAAAAATGTAGTATTGAATTGTCAAATATGTTAAAATATAAGGTAAAAATAATTTTATGAAATAAGGAGAATTTTCTATGGCAAATTTGTGGAGTGGTAGATTTGAAAAAGGCATGGATGAAATCGTTGAGAAATTTAACGCTTCCATTGGAGTGGATAAAAGGCTGTATGCCTGTGATATAGAAGGAAGTATTGCCCATGTGTCAATGCTTTCAAAGCAGGGCATCGTAACAGAAAGTGAAAAAAATCAGATTATAGAAGGACTAAACAAGATAAAAGATCGGATAGATGCCGGAGAATTTGAATTTTCTGTAAAGCAGGAAGATATTCACATGGCTGTAGAAAGTGCCTTAATAGAACAGTTGGGAGATACGGGAAAAAGACTTCATACTGCCAGAAGCAGAAACGATCAGGTGGCGGTAGATACGAGATTATATTTAAAAGAACAAATAAAAGAAGTAATAGAAAATTTAATTTATATGGAAAAAGTACTACTTGAAAAGGCAGAAAAGTATGCTGATAGCATTATGATCGGTTTTACTCATGTACAGCATGCACAGCCAGTAACCATTGGATTTCATTTAATGGCATATTTTCAGATGTTTAAGAGAGATATACAGAGATTACAGGATGCTTATGAAAGAATGGATTATTGTCCCCTGGGGGCTTGTGCCCTGGCGGGAACAACTCTGCCTACAGACAGGCATTTTACGGCAAAAATGCTGGGGTTTAAGGCTCCAACAGAAAATGCCATGGACAGTGTAAGTGATCGTGACTATGTGATTGAGTTTTTAAGTGATGCTTCTATTTCCATGATGCACATCAGCCGGTTTGCAGAAGAATTTGTATGGTGGAACTCCCAGGAATTTAGCTATATTGCTATCGATGATAGTTTTTGTACAGGAAGCAGTATAATGCCACAGAAAAAGAATCCTGATATGGCAGAGCTTTTAAGAGGAAAAGTGGGTCGTGTATATGGACATCTGATGCAGATACTGACTGTTATGAAAGGGACTCCACTAGCCTACAACAAGGACTTTCAGGAGGACAAAGAAGGTTTGTTTGATGCCGTTGATACCTGGAAGGCATCTTTGCGAATTTTTGCCAAGATGATTGAAAAAACAGAGTTCAGAATGGACATGATTAAGAAACATCTGCATACAGGCTTTTTAAATGCTACGGATATTGCGGAGCATTTTGTTAAGCAGGGCATGCCTTTTAGAGAAGCTCATGAGGTTGTAGGCAAAATGGTAAAATACTGCGAAAACAATGATAAAGATTTTATAGATCTGATTGAAAGTGATCTGGAAAAGATTGATGAATGGCTTTCTCTGGACAAGCTTCCGGATCTGAGTATAGAAGGATGCGTAAATGCAAGAGTTTCTTTTGGAGGTACTGCACCTGCAGAAGTTCGCAGACAGATTAAAGTGGGAGAAGACTGGCTTGCAGAATTGGAGGAAATACCGGTTGTTTAATGGGAAAAATTATCTGAGGCCATCTACACTGGAAGAAGCCTGGACATTAAATCAGAACAAGAACAATAAAATAATAGGTGGAATGCTCTGGCTTAAGATGGGGCATAAAAACATTTCTACAATGATTGATTTATCAGACCTTGGACTTAGTACCATAGAAGAGAATGACCAAGAATTCAGGATTGGAGCAATGTGCACCCTGAGAGAACTGGAAGAACACTCTGGCATGGAACAATTCTTTTCCGGTATGATAAGAAATTCTATTGAATCAATTGTAGGAGTGCAATTTAGAAATCTGGCCACCGTAGGGGGCAGTGTTTACTCCCGGTTCGGATTCTCTGATATACTTACAGTATTTATGGCCCTGGATTCTTATGTGGAATTATATAAAGGGGGCATCATTCCTTTAGAAAAGTATGCGGACATGCCCTATGACCAGGATATTCTCATGAGGGTTATTATCAAGAAAAGAACTCGAAAAGGAGTATATCTTAGTATCAGGCAAACGGCTACAGATTTTCCGGTTTTAGCCTGCGCTGTTTCACAAAATCAAGAGGGAGCATGGAAAATTATATACGGAGCACGTCCTGGAAAGGCATTA carries:
- a CDS encoding putative manganese-dependent inorganic diphosphatase, encoding MDKQVYVIGHKNPDTDSICSAIAYANLKNQISDKCYEAKRAGQVNNETKYVLEKFEVETPELIDDVGTQIRDVAIKKIDGIESGISLKKAWNMMKDTSNSTLPVTSDGKLEGIISVNDIATANMDIYETGILALSKTPYRNILDTLEGTMVVGDEEGYVEDGKILIGAANPDLMENYIEKNDILITGNRFESHLCAIEMNAGCIVVCMGAPVSKTIKKLAMQNNCRIISTPYETYVAARLINQSTPIRYFMRKENIVTFEEDDYISDMKETVTKIRYRDFPVLDTNGNYCGMLSRRSLINMNRKKIILVDHNEKSQAVDGIEEAEIMEIIDHHRIGNLETLAPVYFRNQPLGCTATIIYQMYLELGVELDKKIAGLLCSAILSDTLMFRSPTCTDLDKAAAEKLAQIAEVNIEEHAEKMFRAGSSLQDKSTEEIFYQDYKKFASNGIKFGAGQITSMDGEELAALKPKILPFMENACKSSSADMLFFMLTDVIHESTELLFVGEDARNIVERAFGVKPEESSIVMKNIVSRKKQVIPQLINAMQG
- the pepD gene encoding beta-Ala-His dipeptidase; this translates as MEKRVLRDIQPQRVMYFFEEISKIPRGSGNEKKISDYIYGWACENGLEAYQDKALNVIIKKPAAPGYEDSEPVMLQAHMDMVCEKNSDSFHDFSKDSVQLKIEGDMISSAVGTTLGADNGIGVAYCMAVLEKSDLKHPALEILLTTEEESTFKGALSVSPELFQAKKLINLDQAVENQILAGSCGGAGVKVLLPLEYEQVCKEKEYKAFQLSVSGLPGGHSGEDIDKGHGSAISLLIRLLYEIKSRHNVQLSHVSAGTSRLAISREAEAEILIYPEQQQEIQDTVEKMMGILKMSIRVSLVIYRLDSRKLTD
- a CDS encoding zinc-binding metallopeptidase family protein, coding for MIQFLYLFPDGIKHMNGVIPGVVESSINLGIIKLEQGGLELEAELRGAFESTCQHIKNQLTNLCEVFGAEMKFFAQYPAWSYNQESGLRQKAMDVFRQEFDRDLKTVVIHAGIECGCLLQRMPWLDAVAIGPNCWGFHSPGERMSAASVKRIWEFLKRLLEELK
- the argH gene encoding argininosuccinate lyase, which translates into the protein MANLWSGRFEKGMDEIVEKFNASIGVDKRLYACDIEGSIAHVSMLSKQGIVTESEKNQIIEGLNKIKDRIDAGEFEFSVKQEDIHMAVESALIEQLGDTGKRLHTARSRNDQVAVDTRLYLKEQIKEVIENLIYMEKVLLEKAEKYADSIMIGFTHVQHAQPVTIGFHLMAYFQMFKRDIQRLQDAYERMDYCPLGACALAGTTLPTDRHFTAKMLGFKAPTENAMDSVSDRDYVIEFLSDASISMMHISRFAEEFVWWNSQEFSYIAIDDSFCTGSSIMPQKKNPDMAELLRGKVGRVYGHLMQILTVMKGTPLAYNKDFQEDKEGLFDAVDTWKASLRIFAKMIEKTEFRMDMIKKHLHTGFLNATDIAEHFVKQGMPFREAHEVVGKMVKYCENNDKDFIDLIESDLEKIDEWLSLDKLPDLSIEGCVNARVSFGGTAPAEVRRQIKVGEDWLAELEEIPVV
- a CDS encoding FAD binding domain-containing protein is translated as MFNGKNYLRPSTLEEAWTLNQNKNNKIIGGMLWLKMGHKNISTMIDLSDLGLSTIEENDQEFRIGAMCTLRELEEHSGMEQFFSGMIRNSIESIVGVQFRNLATVGGSVYSRFGFSDILTVFMALDSYVELYKGGIIPLEKYADMPYDQDILMRVIIKKRTRKGVYLSIRQTATDFPVLACAVSQNQEGAWKIIYGARPGKALAFESGLPEKPGLSDIEEAIGKLKSWGHFAGNMRGSAEYRKALAEALLRKAIRYTMDMTRA